A stretch of DNA from Acomys russatus chromosome 4, mAcoRus1.1, whole genome shotgun sequence:
atttctttgctaATATAAAAACAGGCCAGACAATCGTCTTTATTAATGTGGTCTTTTAAGACTATTCTTTTACCTGCCTTTTATTAGCCATTCTCCTATGATTTTGTGGTGTCTCTTTCATTGGCCCCATGCTTCCTTCAGGCTGCAGTTCTTTTTTTGAATGAAGCCTCTTTGGGAGACAGCTCATTACAATGTCAACTTGGAGTTTGACTTGTATTTACATACAACTTGATTAACGCCACTCTGTCAGGATTGTAACGATATCTGATATTGCAGAACATGTTTCACACAGAGTATGTTGATGGAGAGTATCTTCTGGGTCCCAAGTGTGACAATTTAGCATTTTCCTCTGTTGGGTGAAACAAAGAGCTTTATCAAAATGGCCGAGcagctttgatttttcttcttactgCTGTGAAATCAAGAGCCTGCTCCCTGTAAACATGGGTTCAAATGGAACGCAGAATAGCTAAGGAACTTCCTGGTACACACAGCCCTGAAGATCTGAAGGGTCTGATGGAGTATGGACTGTAAGTTGCCAAATCCTAGGGCTAAAAGGGAGTCCATATCCGTGATCCATTCTTCCCCAGTGCAAGTCCTGTAAGATTTGGTTGTAGCTGTTTTCCAGCTCTGCCAAAGACATAGCTCATGGGATTTTAAATCCTCCTTTTCTCTTGCCAGATTcaagtaggtaggtagatagatagatagatagatagatagatagatagatagatggatagataaagagagagagggttttaattattttctcttttccttttgagagTTTAATTACATTACAATGTTTtttgcttcccttttcttcctcccagccTTCCCATATCCTATTCTCCACTCTCCTTAAATTCGTGACCCCCCTTTTCATTTGTTattaatgtatgcatgtatgtatctgtatatctgtatataatattaaatacaacctgctgaatcTATATAATGTTACGTCTATCTGTGTTTCCAGAGCTAGTCATTTGGCACTGGAGAAGGATTTCTCATTACAGAACCATTTTCCTACAGGTGTGTTATTTTACTGCATTTTACCCACCAAGCGGCATCATCGATGTGCACTGATTGCCTTAGAGCATGGCGCCGATGTCAACAATGTCACCTATGAAGGAAAGCCGGTGTTCCTCAAAGCTTGTGAAGAAGCTCATGATGTGAAGGATATGTGCCTGGCGTTTTTGGAGAAAGGAGCCAATCCTAATACTATCAACACAGTATGACTCTCCCTgcaattaatatttctttattctaCTATGTTATACAGTCAAGtagttgggtttgtttttttttttctttctttctttgttgttgttgttgttgttgggatttttggttttggttggttggtttttgcacTTAGTCACGGTAAAATtgcagcccagcatggtggcacacatgcctttagtttcagcactcatgaggcagaagcagacagatctcagtgagtAGGGGACCACCTTGGTCTACACATACTaagccagacagggctacatactgagactgtctcaaacaagacaagaaggaaaaaggcattcgtggggagggggaagacatCATAACATTCTGTTGGCTCATAGGTTTCTCATCTCTATTCACTTTCATTGTCTTTATATTGCTGCCGTTCTACCCTTCATTTGCTACCTGTGTTTGGAAATTGGTCCATCTTACTCATATTGTCAAAATATCATTATAGCAAGCAGAAATGGTATCACTGGCACCTAACAAAGTATATCTCTGTAGAAAGAAAGTCCTGTTGCTtctcacatatatttttatttctcttttcaactGGCTAATATGGGGTTTTCAGTTTTGTAATTATTTCCAGACATTcagaaatagattttcttttcattagaaaacaaatgctgCCTAAGTCTGGCATGCTGCTCTGCCCTTCGCCTTTTCATTTTATACTCTGTTTTCTTTGTGGGCATATATTTTGATTGCATGACGTTCTCACAGGGGTATGCAGAGCAAACTTGATTCTAGCTTTAAAAGTCCATTTCAGATAGTCACAGGCCTGACTGAGTACCACATCTCCTGAAAATGAAACCAATAAAAATGTATATCGTTAAACGTCTTAGCATAAAGCAATATCCAGTGAATTCAAGTCATGTTTGTATTAATGGAGGCTTCTGCATAAAAGCACCAACAGCATTTGATCCATTTTGTGTCCAGTCCACAGGGCGCACGGCTTTGATGGAAGCAGCGAGAGAAGGGGTGTTGGAAATAGTTCGAGGCATATTGGAAAGAGGAGGTGAAGTGAACACATTTGACAATGATAGACATCACGCTGCTCATTTTGCTGCCAAAGGAGGCTTTTTTGATGTAATAAGTGTTCTTTGCTTTAAATTTGACTGTTAaagccttctcttttttctctttcatgcgTATTAAACTAAGGCAGGTATTTTTCGAAGTTACTTAGGTTGCTttatcttgattttctcaaatataaAAAGTTATCTCTGACAGTGTATCCTGTCTCTTTCCCAGTTTTATGCATTTGGTGacttttctatatatttgttAGCTGAGACACTGAATATTACTAGTAATATTTTTTATGTAGTTGACCGACATAAAAATCCTGCCACCTAGGACTATGCTATGTAATGCCTCTGATAGCCACTGAAATCTTCAAGTCTCATGTGATCTACTTATGGAGAGGACAATGTCATCGCATTCTCATCTCTTTGTTGCTTGTGCACCTAGTGATGCTCCTGAGCTTTAAAGTCTAAACTTCTGACCCCTTAACAAACATAGCTCACAGATCCAGTGGCACTGCAAGGGACAGTGTAAGAATCAATGCTATATTATGTTGGAAAATCCTCAATCGCAACCAAAATTCTTTTACTCAGTTTTCTGAGCTTTGACACAGGACCTTTGTTTGTGTCATGGTGTCTTTTCTGTATAATGAAAATACAGATTAACAGTAGAATCTGGAATGAGTTAAGAATTTGCTGCTCTGATCTAATTTGTCATGCTCTGATGCTTTCTGAAGTTGTGTACACTCACCAAAATGGCAATGCCTGGCTGTTTCTCTTATCTGTATCAATGCTGCTTGATGGAACTTTTGGCAAAGATGAAAACCTTCTGTACCTCAGTGCATCATCAGCCTATTCATGGCCTTTGAGCACTTTAAATGTGTCTAAGAAGATAAAGACTTGGacttaaattaaattttagttCAAATTTTCAACACCCACATGTGGTCATAGACAATAGATTGGATTGCACAAGTATGGCTGTCAATGTTCTTGTAGTAACTGagcatttctatttttctctttattttgcagATATTGAAGCTTCTCTTTGCCTACAATGGTGACATGGGGTTGATTGGAATGGATGGTAACACACCACTTCATTTTGCTGCTATGGGTGGCTTTGCAGATTGCTGTAAATATTTAGCTCAGCGAGGTAAAATTGTCTGATAGTTTTGTTTAAGGTGTTTATGGTCTACCCATGTCGTAAATGATTAGATAATTCAGACCTGTCACTTATCTGTATAATCGTTAGTCACCGATCCTCACCCAATGTAGGATGAAAATTGAATTTTGTTCTCATACATCTGCTCACTGAATTATGAATCTAGTAATGGGAGGAATTAAAACTTAAATCCAAAAGGATTCTCATGTGttaaccaaattttaaaatgcttataattGATTAATATTCTTATTTCAAGAGTCCTAACATCAatctaaagaaatacaaacattgaaaatatttttcttatctgaaattttaattacattatttttaaaatgcatgttaCATTAAAAAGCATTTCTGGGTGATGTGTAGTTACAAGGAAAATTTTATAGGaaacaataaaatggaaagatctaTGAAAATTTGAAGTGTAAAAAACATTTAATGTATAGATTTTCTCAAAGCTAAAGAACTATTTACTATCTAGTGCACACTATAGCTTAGAGAATCATTACAATGAAATATTGCCAGGTTGAACAACATGAATGCTGCTGGTCAGTTACCCACTAATTGAGTGTACATCCAAAGTCTAACTCCAGTAGAGTACATTTGCACTTTGTtgaattttatgttatttctaggttatgaaaaataaatttaaaaactttcctACAACTATACagtaaaacagtattttcttttgcCGCCCTCCACAGATAAATTTTAGAACCATTAATGACTAACAGGCTGGAAGAGCAGCTGCCCAGCCCTCCTCtagattaaaaaccaaaaagaacatcATAATAGATGGACTTATTTATGTAATAGATTTTTAATACCTGAAAAAGCATTATAGCCTCCTTGGTAGCAATAAATATTTCCTGATATAGTTAGACATGCTCagacttttagtttttttttttttctttaagtaaggagttaaaataatgaattttaatgttTATCTTATACAAAAACACTAGTCTAGAATGTTGAACTTTCGTTAAACACATTGGGTTTTCACCATCTTATGACAAAACAGCAAAGTAGGATGAATTATCTTCAGTTAATAGAGAAAACATGAAATCTTGTTTTAGAGTGTAAAAGGCtttgtgttaaaaagaaaagaaaagaaacaggtatCTTGCTGTATTGTGAAGTAATGGAGTCCTGTGCAAGCTGGTTGGATCCAGAGTTTCCTTACTTATTATAGGGTACCCACACTCTTTCCCTTTTAGCGTCATCTCCCCAGCAAATATCCCACTGATACTTGTTGCAAACATCTAATTTTATCTAAGTTGACTATCTACAGgtatgcatacatatgaacaGATACATACTGTAAACTTGTCTGTTAGAATTCACTCACGTGAAGCTCTCGGGAAAATGAATTGCTGTTTGTTTGCAGAATTACAAATGGTTAAATGTGTTCATACATCAAATTTAAGAACAAAACTGACTACACAAAATTAAGTCACGAGTGTCGTTTTGTGGGGCCAAGCAAATAACTTTTGGCACATTCTTAACAGCGACGCTTCCTCCttttaggatgtaatctgaaatgGAAAAATTTGGAGCATAAAACCCCCAGAGCTGTAGCGAAAGAAGGAGGCTTCAAACTGGCCAGCAAAGAGCTACGGCGAGCAGAGCTGACTGCGGCGAAACTCGCCAAGCCTGGAGTGAAAAATCCTAACCCACTATGGGCTCTCAGACTGCACGACTGGTCCATGGAGCATGAGGCTTTCCTACGGGAAGCCTTTTCCCTGGTGGACAGGGGTGATGGCGTAGTCAGCAAAGATGACTTCGTAGTGACCCTAGAGGAGAGACAAGACTTTGTCACCTCGGATCAGCTGATTTCCATCGCTCAAATGCACGAAAAAGGCCGCGGAGGTGGGGTCAACATAAATGAGTTCTTTAAGGGAATCAGATACTTAGGTAAGACTTATGTCTTAGGATCATTCGtgcctaagaaaaagaaaatggggttgGGCAAAAGGCCGAGGAAAGGCAAGTTAGTTCTGCCTCTCCCAATCTGTACCATTCCGGAGAACGCCTTACCCAGGAGGCCAGATGGAGGCCCGCCCTACTACATGATCGAGACCCATCAGAACGTCACCGACTGCAGCAGGTTCAACAGGGACCACCCGCCTGATCACCCCTTCCAGGACGACTCAAAGTGGTACATGGATGATCCAGGGAAGGTCTTCGCAAATATTAATTTTATCGCCAAGGCGGGAGACCTGGCCTCTCTGAAAAAGGCCTTTGAAGCTGGCGTGCCTGTGGATACGAAGGATAGGTTTTACAAGACTCCCCTCATGACAGCGTGTGCCACCGGCAACATTGATGTGGTCAAGTTTCTTCTTGAAAAGGGGTATGCTTtcaggttttgggttttgttgtgcCCCTCGCCCCATTCCCCGCAATGGACAACCTGAATGACAAGAGGATGTAGGCAAAGGGGGACATGGGATTGTAGGTGCACAGAGACAGTAGCCCACCAAGATGACCACAAAGTGAAGGCAAGGAGTTTTCATTCTGGGGAGGAGACGTCTTCTAGTTGCCTACTCTTGCTGCTTGCTAGGGATTGGGCAACTCGGCTTTGCCGTAGGGTCATACCTAGGTGGTGAGAGATGTTGTGGAGTCACGTTTAGTCTGCCTCTTCTTTCATGGAGGGCCACAACAAATACAAGTAGGATGACTGCCACAGTGACAGAAGACATCCATACCTCTCCATTTCCCAGACAGCAGAGACTGCCTTGCTTCATAACAAATATTCAAGTATGGTCTTTTCACTTATCTCTCAAAGCTAAAACCACTGCTGAGTCTAATGGCTGCTTCTGCCATGGTTATGTAAGTGGAAGCAAGTTTCTGAATATTTCTATGCCTCTGTTTCTGCAAGTGTGCAATAGACTCCAATAGGACccagcttcaaattcacagattATTAaacaagttaaaatatataatgctCTTTGAGTACAATTATTACAAATACTCGAGGAAAGGCATTTAATGTTAAGTGTTGTATGTCAAAGACATTCATTTGCATATTATAAGACAGTAAAAACAGTTGAGAAGTGAAGTTCTAATGAGgactaaaactttaaataatgcATTACAGTGCttagattttaaaatgatgattAATCAATTAAATTTTAGAACATGCAGAGAAAGTAGACACAAAGTGGAATAATGTACATTCTATCTTTTTGCCCAGCTTTTCCTTCATTGACATAGATTTAGAATTTTCGTTGATCTTAACCTTTGCAAAAAAAATGTAATCCCCAGTTTGAAATGTAACTTTTCAaacttatacatacatatatatgtacaaacaaatcaaaacacaaaacaaaagaaaagtatttgGGGACATAAGGAAACATAAAATTTACAGTTTACTTTTCTCAGAGCTCTTCTGATTGATAATTTTATAAGGGTAAAACTTTGTGAAATTCTTTACTTTGACTTTTCAGGTTTCAGTGTTTGAAACATCTGAAATTCTTCATTAGTGTGTCTGTCTTATTATGCAGGGCAAATGTCAATGCAACAGATAATTTTCTGTGGACTCCCCTTCACTTCGCATGCCATGCTGGCCAGCAGGACATTGTGGAACTTCTTGTTAAGGCTGGAGCTGTAGTAGATGCCACGTCTATCAGCAACTCCACTCCCCTAAGTAGGGCCATCGAAAGCTGTAGGCTGGACACCGTAAAATACCTACTTGACATTGGTGCCAAATTCCAGATGGAAAATAGAAGCGGTATGCATTTGTATTACcaatggttgggggaggggaaagtagATTGATTTTAAACTGCAAATTCTGTCGAATTTGTCCTTATAGAAACACGGCTTCCCTGGTACTAACAGAAACATCAGCTTTCACTAAGTGTTAGGGAAATATGTCTGCTGTTCCAATCATTGGTTGAAGGCTCAGCTTTTTATGTTTACAGTTTTTGTGGACTGATATGTGATAtatttgtaaagttaaaaaaaaaaactctctggGGTAATAAAATGGAAGGAGCCATGAACTACAGGCCCAAAGTTCTTTTTATTCATTAGGTTCAAATGACAAAGTTTTTCTATTACACCGCTGTAACTAATTTTTTCTAACCTTTATTTTATGCTTTCATTGGATAATTACTAAAGGAGACTTTAGTACTATGCATGTTGCATATTGACCAGAATGACGGAAATATATTGATAATTTGTGTGTTTAAACATAGAGAGTATAAAATcagtgtatttgtatatacacaaGCTAAGCTTAGAATAACATTATTGATTATAATCTTTTCTAGTGCATATAACAGTTTATCTTTGACGGTTAACCTAAGtataacaaaattaatatacGTGAAGGTCCttagagttttgttttataagtttttaaatattatgatgTAGTTACATCattccccttctttttctcacttCCAAACCGTCTCATATACTCTCCCTCAccttattctctttcaaatttatgacctccTTTTCCTAActcttgttttacacacacacacacacacacacacacacacacacacacacacacacaccaccttccTAAACAAACAAGATtactcagtctatataatgttacttgtttatctgttttcaAGCGTGACCATTTGGTGTACTCTCTCTTGGGAAGGCTATTTCTCCCACCCTCAGAATTCCCAGAGTTGTGTGTGTAGGGTTGAGACCTCCTACTTTCCCCTGTCCAAGCTAGTATCACTATTGGTGTTGGCCTTGTTCATGTACTTCTAAACACTTTATTTCTGCAGAAATTTCATGTTTTTAGTTCTTAACACAGACCATTTTGCAGGTCACACAGATTGTCACTACTAAAGCCTTTATTTCATAATAAATGGCCATGTATAGACTGCAAACCTTGATGTTCCCCTAAAATTGGACAAATTCCTGACTTGAGGCTCTAAAACACGCATGCTCCAACACTATTTTgaggtgtctttttaaaaattggaactCATACTGCTCCGGGCTCACTAAGACCACATTCTTTGTATTATACCCAAACCACAGACAGTATTATCATTGGTTACGTTGTATTGGTGTAGTATTGCCGGATGTGGTCGAAGGTAAAATAATAACTGCTAGGTTACTTCTGAACACCAGCTTCCCAGGCCATTTGGAATTTACCTCCTCATAACATAGAaaggaaagatttaaaaacaacaatcatGACAAAATAGATGCGTGTCAGGGACAGGGGCAGAGGGACAACAACCaatttaatattcaaaatgtaaTATAACATTTCTCACTAACATTTTAAGGTACATGTCTAAGAGATTTAAGAGAGAAGTTGTGTTAGTAAGTGCCTCCTGAAGGCCTGGAATATGGTAGTGAGAGGTTCATCTCTGGAGAATCTCCATCTTGCCCTGAACTCACACCATTTGCTAACATGCTGGGGTTTTCTACAATGGGTTATCATTCAACTGCTTAATTGTAActttcaatttatatttttgtttgaaacaggacaTGCTGCCATGGATATTGCAAAAGAATATGCTGACTATAGAATAATTGATATGATAAAAGAAAAGCTAGATAACCTGCCTAAACCTATGGATAATCAAAAGATGAAAGGCAAGCTTCCTAAACTGAAGACTGAACCCACGGACATTAAGAAGGAAGaggtaaaacaaaatgaagctggCTACCAAATAATAACAGGAAATCCTTAACATCTAAGTGGCATTATGTTATGCCATTGCACAACAAGGGAAAACGCCATGCTATGTGTACCCTTGGCAGTAATTACAAAGATATATGTAGGGAAATACTGAAGATTATAAAATATGCATGGTAAATAGAATCCACATGAAATACAAATGGTTCAGTCAAATGATTAGGATATTGAAAAACTGGATTTGTATCCACGTGGTCCTGAATTCTACAAATTCAGTGGTATGACCCAAACGTAGAGGGAAAGGACAATGAAGAAGACATCGCTGTTAGTAAGGATGTCCTAAGTGCATTTCCAAGCTAGAAGCTTCTTTAGGGGAGCAAGTGGTTCAGTGAAGATCCTTGTAAGGCGGAAAACAATTGACAAGAGCCAAGAAATAAAAGCCCTAAATCCAGCACATTGTAGGCTGGGGAATGTAGACAGTAGGAAAGCAGCTGGGTAGAGGcactgggaggaagagacagagttCTAATCATGGGCTAGTTGTGGCAATATGGTCTCCACCACCTGCAGCTCCTACTGTGCATACATTATCATTTCATTAGTCCCTCTTATGAATAGCCATAGGCCAGGGGTAGAGGTCTTGACAACTCATGTTAGTTGTCTCTGTTATTACGTGAAGACGAAGAAGGCAAGCGGAGAATCGCTCCACACCCACAGCTGTAGTATTTATACTATTCTACCTTATCTCAAATTttatccctttccttctttcttaacttcaaaggaaaaagcaaacaaaaggataATAGTGAATgcttgattttagccatttatacttttaaaaatccttttttccAGGAAACATTGTCATCACTTTATGCTGTGCCTGCAGTACCAGAGGAAAAGAGAGTACCCAAGGATAATGTGGTTTTCCTCAATTCACTCATTACCAGTGGTTACACTAAGAAAGATGATATCACATATTACCCACAAAGGGTAAGTATTTGGGGAAGCCTCTGTAACATGGCAGAGTGCATAGTGTCAGTTTCACTCATGCTGACTACACACATTATCTGAACAAATGCTAGTGTCCGTCTTCCACAGTTACTACGGCAGTGGTCCCCTGGCCATGTTCTGCCACACTCATCTCAGTAAGACCAACTCTTAACAACCAATATCTGGTTCCATCTGTTACTATTTTATACTAGTATGGACATTCTCCTTAGAGGACTGGAGTGCTCTTCAGTCAATGGCATTCCTTATAGCCATTTCAGTCATCACATTCTATAGACACTTGGTATTGTAACTACACAGGCCCTAGTCCTTACCAATACATACTTGGAATATTCATACCAAGTTTGACCAAGGCCGAACAAGCTCTCTAGTCTCTAGAATATCTTCCCTTAAATAGGGGGAGACATGTGTGATGAAAGGAGTTATCTTTGCAGTACCGATCCAGCCATGCTGAATAAATAGTACTTTCTGCCTtctattacaaaaataatttgacTTCTACACTAGACATGAACGATGCCCTGATTCCTTTCATCTTGTGATTTGATATCATGGAATAAGTAGCAGTTGGCCGGGAGACAACTAAAGAAGGAAGTGAAGAGCACTTCTGATCTCTGTTCAGGTGGCCCTCACCAGAAATAATGATATTCACAAAGCTGCAAAGGGGACAAGATGGAGGAAAAACGTAACATGTACTTGAGAAGTGTACTTGATAATTCTGGGTTGAAACTATGGGTTAGAGATGTAACTCATGGGTAGAGTCCTCTCCTAGCATGTGCTTGGTTGAAAATATGTGTGAGGGTGAAAATCACTGGCCACGAGGATAACAGCTGCCTTGACTTTGGCTGTTTATTTAAGATTTGGAGTCCAGAGCCCACAACAGCAGAGCTGATCAGGAAGAGGGAACTGCGGAGGGAGAGGTTCACATACGAGGTGGACTTTGAAGACTTCATGATGCCTTTCCAGAAGAACATCACGGAGAAAGCTCAAGCGTTGGAGGCATCCTTCAAGAACTAAGTCACAGCAGTTGCCTCCTGGGATAAGTGCTCTGTGGCCCAGAGCCCAGAGTTTGGAGAAAGTATGTGTTTCCATCCAAGGCAAAACATTCCACTCATTAAGAATTTGTTATTAAAGATCAGTTTTTGCTGTAACAGCTATAAATATCCTGAGTTGTATCAAACAGCTCTCTTTCATTTTGCAATGATGGCAGGTTATCCATATAAATGCCCATCCTTCATTAAGAGTGCAGTTGGCCACATGGAAGTTATAAATATTGTCAGTTTACCAGATGTGCTCCAATaggtttattaaaaattattctagTGCAAATTCAAGGCCCAGGatcaatccccagaaccacatttgaaaacaaaacccacaatagAGATTTTGAAAGTACACCTATACATTTTTTTAGATAGGCATACGTAGCACATGCCTACAATCACAGCACTATTGAGGCGGAGGATTACAacctggaggctagcctgggctatataacaagagcctatctcaagctatactatagagcaacattaACAAAAACAGCATGAAGCCACCTAAGTACCCAGGGTGATTTAAACTTTAGAGCTGATTCTGACTTGGAAAGAAGACATGACAGGGTTCTGACAGGGATATAGGACCAGTAAAaaagatgggtgggtgggtggatggatggatggttggatggttggatggatggatggatggaactaTTAGCTGCTCTGTCTCACTAAGACCAAAGCATCTGTCAGAACAACTTAAGTAAAGAaaggttattttggctcatggctgcAATGGGAATAGTCCATTGTGGAAGCTGCTGGGTGGCAGGAGCGTGGAAGGCAGTGaggctttctcttttcccttgtGATTGGTAATTTAGTCAGTGTGTGCGCACGCATTCTTCTCCTGCTTGATAGGCGTCAACTGTGGAGTCAACTCTGAACCCAAGGTGGTTATTGATCGGCCATAAACTCCTCTTCTCTCCTAAGCTTTTACAGCAGGGAAAGAACAAGCAAACTTACTCCAGATCACTTTTCTAGGGGAGGTTTACAGCCCCAAAGGTGACACGGAGACCACTTGTTTCTCTACCACAGTGTAGACAAACACTATCACAAGCTTTCTATCTCCTGTTCATCTTCCTGAAATGCCAGTTTTCCAAAcaacttggttttggtttgtgcaagtgccctttctcctcccctttacctatttttttaaaatttgcttttaactATTTCAATATATGTTATATTAAATGTACACAttagtggagaatatcatgatgtAGATGTATTAATAAACCTCAAATCATTGGCCTGCAAAATGGCTTAAGATAGCCTGTGACTCTTGCAGAGATCTTGGGTTCCATTTCCAGAATCTTTCACAGACAGGAAGCTgtgctgtctgtaactcctggtccaggggatccactgccctcttctggcttccaaaggtGCACTTACATTCATACAGGTGAAGTACTTATAGGCAAGAATCTTTTAATTAAACAATTTAATTCTAATGCCGCTTTGAGCCTCTTAC
This window harbors:
- the Ankef1 gene encoding ankyrin repeat and EF-hand domain-containing protein 1 isoform X1, giving the protein MALVDNRLQNLQIYKLLQCVRNKDKKMIKKLTKLGYPDLINFTEPVDGLSALHLASVSNDIDMVSFLLGLGAHPDVQDHMGCTPTMRAAELGHDLSMEILAKAKADMTIVDNEGKGVLFYCILPTKRHHRCALIALEHGADVNNVTYEGKPVFLKACEEAHDVKDMCLAFLEKGANPNTINTILKLLFAYNGDMGLIGMDGNTPLHFAAMGGFADCCKYLAQRGCNLKWKNLEHKTPRAVAKEGGFKLASKELRRAELTAAKLAKPGVKNPNPLWALRLHDWSMEHEAFLREAFSLVDRGDGVVSKDDFVVTLEERQDFVTSDQLISIAQMHEKGRGGGVNINEFFKGIRYLGKTYVLGSFVPKKKKMGLGKRPRKGKLVLPLPICTIPENALPRRPDGGPPYYMIETHQNVTDCSRFNRDHPPDHPFQDDSKWYMDDPGKVFANINFIAKAGDLASLKKAFEAGVPVDTKDRFYKTPLMTACATGNIDVVKFLLEKGANVNATDNFLWTPLHFACHAGQQDIVELLVKAGAVVDATSISNSTPLSRAIESCRLDTVKYLLDIGAKFQMENRSGHAAMDIAKEYADYRIIDMIKEKLDNLPKPMDNQKMKGKLPKLKTEPTDIKKEEVKQNEAGYQIITGNP
- the Ankef1 gene encoding ankyrin repeat and EF-hand domain-containing protein 1 isoform X2, whose translation is MALVDNRLQNLQIYKLLQCVRNKDKKMIKKLTKLGYPDLINFTEPVDGLSALHLASVSNDIDMVSFLLGLGAHPDVQDHMGCTPTMRAAELGHDLSMEILAKAKADMTIVDNEGKGVLFYCILPTKRHHRCALIALEHGADVNNVTYEGKPVFLKACEEAHDVKDMCLAFLEKGANPNTINTSTGRTALMEAAREGVLEIVRGILERGGEVNTFDNDRHHAAHFAAKGGFFDILKLLFAYNGDMGLIGMDGNTPLHFAAMGGFADCCKYLAQRGCNLKWKNLEHKTPRAVAKEGGFKLASKELRRAELTAAKLAKPGVKNPNPLWALRLHDWSMEHEAFLREAFSLVDRGDGVVSKDDFVVTLEERQDFVTSDQLISIAQMHEKGRGGGVNINEFFKGIRYLGKTYVLGSFVPKKKKMGLGKRPRKGKLVLPLPICTIPENALPRRPDGGPPYYMIETHQNVTDCSRFNRDHPPDHPFQDDSKWYMDDPGKVFANINFIAKAGDLASLKKAFEAGVPVDTKDRFYKTPLMTACATGNIDVVKFLLEKGANVNATDNFLWTPLHFACHAGQQDIVELLVKAGAVVDATSISNSTPLSRAIESCRLDTVKYLLDIGAKFQMENRSGHAAMDIAKEYADYRIIDMIKEKLDNLPKPMDNQKMKGKLPKLKTEPTDIKKEEETLSSLYAVPAVPEEKRVPKDNVVFLNSLITSGYTKKDDITYYPQRIWSPEPTTAELIRKRELRRERFTYEVDFEDFMMPFQKNITEKAQALEASFKN